Below is a window of Lacrimispora xylanolytica DNA.
AAGCCCAGTCGGGTGAAGATTCAAAATAGAATATATTATTATAAAATTTGTGATTTTTTCCCGCATTGCCAAAACAGGCGTCAAGCTTTCCCTGGGATTTGTAAAAGGTATTGTTATAAAGTTCGGTTGGCATATCTCCTGCCCGAATGATATACCGTTCATCATCCACGCTCACATTATAACGAAGCACTGTCTTAATATGATTGGGGTCTTTATTGATTCCTGCACAATCCAGCCAGAATCCGCCCTGATTTCCATGGGTGTAATTATACTGAAAGGTTGTGACACCTCCGGTTCCCCAATCCGTATCAAAAGCAGTTCCATCACTTTCAAACAAAACAGTCCTTGCCACCTCGTTATACTGAAATAGAGCATCGTCTGTCCCACAAGTCCACAGGCCTGCAATAATTTTAGTATCCGAAGAATTACCAAGAGCCCCTGCATCGTAGCATAGATTATATTGAATCAAGGGGGATACACAATTGGCCACGATCATTCCATCCGAGCCGGTTCTGCTGATGGTATTCCCCTCGATGACCACGTTCGTATGATACTGGTCCACAATAAAATCTTCTCTCTGGTTAATACGGATTCCGCTGGTCAGCACGTCATGAACGTAATTCCCTTTTATTAACACCCCATCATAATGAACTGAGGGGTTGGACCTGCCGGGCATACTGACATAGATGCCGGAATTCCAGTACATGCTCTTATAGGTATCCAGGGATCTTCGGTTCTCTCCAGTTACATCGTGGACCTCACAGTCTTCTATGGTAATCCCATGAGTAATTCCATCAGTTTTTCCATTAATAAAAATTCCCTGACGAATACCTCTCTGCGCTGCCCGATTGGTCACTTCAAAATTTCGTATGGTCCAGTATTCCTGTGAGTCCAGCTTAATTGCTGCTTCCGCTCCATTTCCTTCAATCAGAGGCTTATCTCCCACTCCGTACTGATCCAGAATAATAGGCGCTCCGCTGCTTCCCGAACCTAGAGGGTGAAGCATACCCGTCCATTTTCCACCTGCTTTAAAGCAAATTTTATTGCCCGGTAAAAAGGTAGTAGCATTTACCTTATCCAGGGTTTTCCATGCCGCTTGTTCTGTCGTACCGCTTGCCTTATCATTTCCATTTACATCGTCTACATAATAGACGGTAGCACCAGACCCCTGCCATGCTGCACTCTGTGGTTCCTCTGCATACACGTGGCTTCCAGTCAGGGTAATACTCATACATACTGCTGATAAAAATATCAATGCTTTTTTCATTTGCCCCTCCAGCCTTTCCATTCGTTACGTAACATAAGGTTTCCTCTTATTGTAACTCAGCCTCTCCCCATGGCCTCCCTCCTCTCTTCTATACGACTCACTCCAGAGCTTCTAGCCTTTTACGGCACCCGATGTCATACCGGATATAATATGCCGTTGCAACATCAGATACACGACCGCTACAGGAAGGGTGGATAATACCACATTTGCAAATACCAGCTGCCAATCTGAATTATGGTTTCCAAAGAAATTATATACGGTCAAAGGAAGGGTGTAATTCCTGGCGCTGTTCAAAAAATAAATGGAGATTCCAAAATCATTCCATACCGCCATAAAGTTAATAATAACAGCCGTTATTGTTACCGGCTGAAGCAGCGGGAAAATAATCTGAAAAAACAACTGGGTATGGCTGGCTCCATCCATCCAGGCGGATTCGTCAATTTCAATGGGAATGCTTTTAATAAAACCAGTATATAAAAAGACCGTAAAGGACATATTGGCAACAATCAGTACGAAAACAGCTGCTATCTCATGGGTCAGATGAAGGAAGTTGCATACAAAGTAGGTAGGTATGATCTGAAGAGGCAGCACAAGTCCAAAAATAACGGTCATATTGATCACTTTTGAGAAACATGTTTTTCTTCGTTCCAATACAAAAGCCATAGTGGAGCACAACACAATCAAAAAAAAGACACAGATAACAGTAATTACGGTACTGTTTACAAGCCCTCGAAAGATTCCTCCCTCCCGTACCATCTCTATATAGTTCTCCGCAATGTGCCAGGTGGTGGGAAGGGCTAAATTCATTCTTGCCGCCTCTGTCCCATTCTTAAAGGAATTGATGATAACCATAAATACCGGAACCAATATGATCAGAGCACAAAGGCAAAGTACCAGGTTTAAAATTGCCTCACGTATTTTTCGTTTTCTCACATCTCTACCTCCCTGTTGGCAATGTATTGATATGCCGGTATGGCGATTGCTGCAATGACCACTGCCAGTATGATACTTGCGGCACACCCTTCTCCAAGCCTTCCTGCACCAAAGGATTTATAGATTAAAGTCCCAAAGACTTCTGTCGCAGAGCCAGGGCCGCCCTGGGTAGTGGCCTGGATTAAGTCAAATACCTTAAGCCCTCCAATGATGCTTAAGATCAGCGCATTGTTAAATGCAGGCAAAAGAAGGGGAAAGGTTATGTACTTAAACTTCGTAAAACCACCAGCTCCATCAATCTCTGCCGCTTCATAATACTCTCTGCCAATGGTCTGCATCCCTGATAGGAGAATTACCATGGTAAAGCCGGACCATTTCCAGATTTCAATGGCACAGACAGAAAAGATTGCCAGATGAGTGTCCACAAGCCATGACTTCGCAAGAATTCCAAGTCCCATTGCCTGTAATAAGCTATTGACCAATCCGTTTGATGGGTGCATGAGTGAAGAAAAAATAAGTCCAACTGCCACGGTATTAATGACTGCTGGCAAGAAGAATATGGTCCGTAATGCGTTGGTCAGTGCCATCTTCCGGTTTAAGGCCACGGCAAGAGAAAGACCGATTCCCATTTTAAACATGGTGGTAATCAAGGCAAATATAAATGAATTAACAATGGCTCGCCTCATATTTGGCTGAATGAACACGTCTGCATAGTTTTGCAGACCACCGAACCGGGCGGAGGATAAATTAAAGCCTAGAATCTTGACAAAAGAAAGGGCCAGCCCTCCCACAGCAGGGAGAATAAAAAACAGGATATAAAGGAAAAGCCCGGGAATTGCCAAGATGTATGAATATCTTTTACGTGTATTTGAATGCATGATCTGCTCCTTACCTGTTACGGAGAAAACAGAAATACCAGATACGGTAAAAGTATGGGTTTACTAATACGAATATCTGGTATCTCTTTCTACCGCACCTTTAAACTATTTCCAGTTAGAATCGCCCTGCGCTTTTGCATTGCGTTCTGTTTCTGTATCCAGTGCCTGCGCCACTTCTTTCGCATCCTTTAACATCCCGGTGTAATAGTTTAACAATGGCTCACTTAAGTTTCCGTAAGAATACTTGTTGATTTCTTCCCAGTCTGTCATGGATTTTCCGCTGTCCATAAGCTTCTTTAAATCTTCCGTTGCCTTAGGAATATCGCTGGTAACATTTTTATTTAAATATACCCCTGGCTGGGCATCGGCATAAATCTGCTGTGCCTTTTGGGAAGCTATGAAGTTTAGTGCCTTTTTCCCAAGATCAGCATCCTTACAATTGGTAGTCAGTGCCAGGGAATAGGGGGTGAACATATTGATGTAATTGTCACCGCCTGGAGTTGGAATGGCAAAGGCTCCGATGTCATCTATCTTATCCGGAAACTTTTTATTGATGTTATCCGCACACCAGGTGCCGTTGATATACATGGCACACTCTCCGTTTGCCAGGGCCTGATGGGCATTGTCCACGGTATCCGATAAGTAGGTTTCATTCACATAGCCAAGGTCAATGAGATCCTTTGTTCTCTCAATAGAGCCTACAAAATTGGTACAATCTGCGTATTTCAGTTTATTTGTATTAATCTGATCCATAAGACCGAAGGTATCCGTTCCTTTTTCAGCTGCATCATTTAACAGACCGCTGATGGTAGGTGGCTGAACGCTCCAAGCGTCCTTACCGGAGTAATAGACCGGAGTCACTCCTTTCGCCTTTAACTTCTCACAAACTGCCAAAAGCTCATCCCAGGTTCCTGGTATCGCAACACCTGCTGCTTCAAACACCTTTTTATTGTAGAACACACCGGATAGAACCACGGAATCAATGGGGACCGCATATAGCTTCCCTTGATACATAAAGGTGCCATCCAGTGCCTTTTTATCATACTCAGAGACACAATCCAGTCCCGTTAAATCCACCAGCTTATCAAGGCCATTGGCATAAGATTCCACCCATTGGGGCTTATAGACCTGAATGATGTCAGGAAGGTCATTGGTGGCAAATTTCGTCTGAAGGACCTGATCTCCCTGGGAACCTCCCTGTATTTTTGATATCTCAAGCTTAAAGCCAAGCTCACTGGAATTCTCGTTGATGTACTGCTCCAATGCCTGCCAGCCTGCTTTATACCAATCCGTATACATGAGAACGCTTAAAGTCTTAACCTCCGGGCTTCCCTTTGCTGCCGCGCTCCCTGACCCCGAAGCTGCACTGTTTCCCCCGCATCCGGAAAGACTGGTAATCATGGAAAATGCCAGACTCATTACCAGCCACTTTTTACTTTTTTTCATATTGAATACCCTTCCTTTTATTTTCACTTGAATTAACCGGTTATTTCCTGAACCAATCATACCATTTTATTCCAGGGAAATGCATTGCACTTTTTTCCACTTTATAGGATTTTTTTACACTTTTTTATGTACAACTTGACAGATATACCCTAAAATTTTATGATACTTTTATAATACATTACCAAAAATGGAGGCGCAATGAAAACCCACTTTAAAAGCATCCGGTATAAGTTCATTTTTTCCATGACACTGATCTTTCTTCTGTTTGCGGCAATGGTACTTGGCGTCTGGTACCAGGCATTAAAAAAAGAAGCGGCCTCCACTGCCATACATAATTCGGAACATTTACTTCAAGTCTCAAACACCATATTTGAGAATCAGGTGCAGGATATTATTAATGTGGCTGCTCTTACTTCCGTCCGGTCCAGCAACTCTCTGTCCACCAACATTATCACCATATTATCAAGAGATGACTTAAGCGATGCTGACATTGTAAATTACCAGAGAACTGCTTCTGATTACTTAATCAGCCTTTGCAGCTTTAAGAATAATCTAAACGGCCTTATGCTAAGTGATTTTAACGGAAATACCATTACATACGGCCTTCCCTCTTCCTTTGAGACCTTGAAAGAGAATCAATGGATCTCCATTATTAAAGACAGTGATAAAGAACTGATTTTCATACCTCCCCATTTTCCTCACAAATGGTACAATACGAAAAATGATATGGTCTTTTCCGTATTAAAACCGGTTTACGGCTTTAACAATCAGAAGATTGGATTTGTGAATGCGGACATCAGTGCCAGTCTGTTTGAAGAGTGCTTTGATACCAGCTCCACCTCAGCCTCCTCACTGTATGTAATCAATCAGGTGGATGGAAATGTACTGTTTCATCCAGCATTCAATCTACTAAATACAGAGCAAAATGAGCCGGCACTTCCAGAGATTATTGACGGAATCAAAGATAATTCAGGCCATTTTTTCATCACCAGCGATACAGGCGATCGAATGCTGGTGGTATACCATACCTCAAGGCTGACCAATTGGACAACCTTAAATGTAATTCCTGAAAGGGAAATCGTATCAGCATTTACAAAGACGCTCCACAACATCGTTCTCATCACGCTCCTCCTTGTGGCCCTTATGATCGCATGTATCTTTCTCATCACCTCTCTGCTGACGAGGAAAATACGGCTTCTTGCCAATGCCGTAAGACACATAGACGGTGACTGCCTGGATTTTCCCATAGAAATACATACTCAGGATGAGATCGGCGCTTTATCCAGCCAGTTTAAAGCCATGCTGAACCGAATCCGCCATCTCCTTTTACAGGTAAAAAAAGAAGAGGAATCAAAGCACCGTGCGGAAATCGCAGCACTTCAATTCCAGATGAATCCTCACTTTTTATACAACACCTTAAATACCATCAAATTTCTGTCCGCTCTCCAGGGGGCAGACAACATCGCAAAAGTGGCAGAAGCTCTCTCCTCTCTCATGCATACCAACATGGACGGCAGATCTTTTATTCATGTAGAGGAAGACCGTGACTTTCTGACCTCCTATCTGGAGATTCAAAATTACCGCTATACCAATACCTTTCAATACCGCATACAAGTCTCAGAGGAGGCAGGTTCTTATATGATTCCAAAGCTGCTGGTCCAACCCCTGGTGGAAAATGCTATAAAGCACGGCTTAAAAGACAAGGTTTCCGATGGAATTCTCATGGTGGATTATCTCGTTGATGACGGCTTCTTAACAATCATTGTGGAGGACAATGGACAGGGAATAGAGGAAGAACGGATTCATGAAATATTAAATCACAACCAGAATGAGAATGCCGGACACATAGGCATTCACAATATCAGAGAGCGCCTTTCCATGTACTTTTCATCCAGCTTTGAGATGGAAATTATCAGCCAGCCAGGAATCTTCACCCGGTTTGAATTACAGCTTCCCATAATACAAGAAAACGAGGTGGCACATTATGTATAACATATTAATTGTAGATGACGAACTTTTGGTCCGTACCAACATCAAACTGCTGCTCCAGAACTTTTCTCAGGAATTCATGGTCTGTGGGGAGGCTTCCGACGGGCTGTCCGCACTGGACAAGATCTCCCAGACCCATCCTGATATTATTCTTTCCGATATGCGGATGCCAAATATGAACGGCTTAGAGCTTTGCCAGAAAGTAAAAGAATTGTATCCGGAAACTTTATTCGTTGCCCTGAGCAATTACGACGATTATACCTATGTCCGGGGCGCACTGAAAAATGGGGCTATGGATTACGTTTTAAAGCATAAGCTGAACGAATGCTACTTACTCTCCCTGCTAAGCGAACTAAAAAAAAGGTTGAATACCCATAACAAATCAAAGGCATTTCCTGACCGTACCATTTCTGCCCTCAGAGAGAAATTCGTAATTGATCTTTTAGGAGGGGCCTTATTATCAAAAAAAGAGATAGAAGCTAATATCCGTTCTCTGGGAATCTCTCTCTCCCTCACTCAGGTGATACCCATTATCCTGTCGGTTGATGATTATGGAAGAATCGAACACCTAAATAACTATAACCAGCGGAATATATTAAGCTTTTCCATCTGCAATATAGGAAATGAACTGTTAAGCAAATACCCTACCGGGATCCTGGCCCATATTGAGCGGGAAACCTATTGCATCCTTTTATCCTTTGCTCATGAAGCCAGTCAGGCAAAAACAGAAGAGACCATCAGCAGCCTGTTACATCAGCTTTCCACCAATTATAAAAACTTCTTAAATATCTCTGTAAGCTTTTGTGTGGGAGAGCGTGCCAGCCATATTATTGACGTGGGACACGCCTATACAAAAGCCTTAGAGACCATGTGCCTGGCATTTTACTCGGGGAAGCAGTCCATCCTCCATTCTAAGCCTGTTACCAATGCCTCTGCCAGCTTATCCGGGCTTGATTACTCCATAGAAAAGATACTTTTAACTCTGGTATTAAAAGGAGAGTACGAAAAAGCAGAAGGAATCATCAACAAATTATTTCAGGATATGATTGAACAAAAGGAACCTCGTTCCAATGTTCAGATGAAATGCGCAGACCTGCTGAGCATTATCACCAGAATCTCGAAAAAGAATCAACTGGATTTAAATCGAATCATCACGGACAAAGTCTCCCCGGACCAGATATTTACCCAATTAAGTACCCTGCCCCAGCTATGGGAATGGTTCCTCCATTGCTTTTTTAATATGTGTAAAGAAATACAGCTTCAAATGCCCGGCGATTCCAATTATGTAAAATCTGCTATCGCATATCTCAACCGGGATTACGCAAAGCCCATCTCCCTTCAAAGCATTGCCGATGAGATTGGAATCAGTATGGGATACTTAAGCACCATTTTTAAAAGCGAAACAGGACAGGGATTTACCGATTATTTAAACTCCTTAAGAATCGCTTCTGCCATACATCTTCTGGAGCTTGGAGAAAGAGACTTTCATAAGATTGCGGAGAAATGTGGATTTCAGGACTATGCATACTTCTTTAAGGTATTTAAAAAGCGAATGGGTATCACACCGAAAAATTATTTAAGGACTCAGCTATACGGATAATCCAATCATTACACAAAGAAAAGACGACGGAATTTCTTCCGTCGTCTTTTCTACATTTTATTTTTAGGATTCTAATAAATAGACAGTCAGCTAATTTATTTGTCTTTTTTTGGTGCGGTTAATTTTAAAAGCACCTGGGAAATTCCATAAAGCAGAATCATTACAACGAAGATACCGCCCATGCCTACGCCCATCAATTCTAAAGCTTTTGCCATGATATCTGACATAATTACCTCCATCCCCTATCAGGGAAACTACATTTTAATCAATAGTTACGTTAGATTACATGAAGAAGGAAAGCAGAAGTCCACCAGCTACTACTGAAGCGATCTGACCGGAAACGTTAGCACCGGCTGCATGCATCAGGATAAAGTTTGTAGGATCTTCCTTTGTCGCCATCTTCTGAATTACACGGCTACTCATAGGGAATGCGGAGATACCGGCAGCTCCAACCATAGGATTAATCTTCTCTTTGCGGAATAAGTTTAAAAGCTTAGCAAAGATTACACCGCCTGCGGTATCAAATACGAAACCTAACAGACCGAATGCAATGATTAACAATGTCTTAACATTTAAGAACTCGCCAGCTGTCATCTTTGTAGCAATTGTAAGTCCAAGTAAAATACTAATAATATTTACTAATTCATTCTGTGCAGATGCACTTAAGCGGTCCAGCACGCCGCACTCACGAAGAAGGTTTCCGAACATAAGGAATCCGATCAGCGGAAGGGACATAGGAGCTGTAAAACCAGCAACAAATGTAATAAGTAATGGGAATAAAATTTTCGCTGTCTTAGAAACGTCTTTTGGTTCATATTTCATATGAATCATACGCTCTTTCTTTGTTGTCAGCGCTGTAATAACAGGTGGCTGTATGATTGGCACAAGAGCCATGTAAGAATACGCCGCCACAGTAATCGGTCCTAATAAATTTGGAGCCAGTTTACCAGCTACAAAGATACTGGTTGGGCCATCAGCCGCTGCAATAATACCCATAGAAGCAGCCTCTGGAAGAGTTAATCCTGTAACCGCTATAATTAAAACTACGGTTGCGAAGATACCAAACTGTGCAGCAGCACCAAACAACATCATAAAAGGGTTCTGCAGTAACGGTCCAAAATCAATCATTGCACCGATTCCGATGAAAATAAGAAGCGGGAACAATTCTGTTGAAATTCCGGCATCAAACAACACGTTCAGAACACCTTCCACTCCGGTACTTGGTTGTGTAATAATACCGGACATCGGGAAATTAACTAAAATCGTGCCTAGTCCCATAGGAACTAAAAGTGTCGGCTCATACTCTTTTTTGATACCCAGATACATTAGGGCGCAGCCAATTAACATCATAATGGCCTGCTGCCATGTAAACGAGAGTAGCCCTTCTAATAATATGCTCATTTTTGTCTCCAATCTAAATCTCTGCCTGTATTAACTTTAAATAAATAATGGACATGCTCCTGTAATAGCAGCTACAGCAACCATGATAACGAAGATGCCGAGTGCCCATTTTGCGGATTCTTTCTGCCACTCACCCATTTCAAGTCCTGTCATGTTTAACAGCAGGTAGATAAATGCTACCAGTGGGCTTAATAAGTGGAATGCCTGGCCTAACAGTGATGCTACAGTCATGTTCAGTGCAGAGTAGCCATATTTTGCTCCTGCCTCTGCGAATACTGGTAAGATGCCATAGTAATAAGCATCATTTGATAAGAAGAAGGTACCAGGTGCAGAAACTATTGCTGTTACAAGTCCCCACCATCTTCCAAGAGAGGTTGGAAGGGCACTAACCATACTATGAGCTAATGCATCGCTCATACCTGTGTTTCCGAACAGACCAGAGAACATACCTGCACCGATAACCAGGATTACTACCTGTAATGCATCTCCTGCGTTGTCCTGAATACGATTTTTCTGATCTTTAATCTTTCTATAGTTTACCATAAGTCCAATTACTAATGCAACTAAGAAAAGGAAAGAAGATGGAAGTTTATCCATAACTAAAAGTACAACAGTACCAATGGTTAAGATAGCGTTGAACCAGATCAGTTTAGGACGCTTTAAAGCCTCTACTTCTGGGTCAGACTGAGTTGTCTGTGCAAGCTCGCTTGCGGAAAGCTTCTGAATACCAACTCTTTTTCTTTCCTTAAGACCAAGGTAGAAAGCAACACCCAGCATGTAGATAACGGATACAACCATACCTGGAGCAAGAGCTGCAAGTACAGGGCCGCCTTCCACTTCCATAACTGCCATAGCACGTGCAGTTGGGCCTCCCCAAGGGAGTAAGTTCATAATTGTGTTCATCAGGATAATCAAAACGCCCAGGTAAAGCATCTTAATGTTGAGCTTTTTGTAAATCGGGATAAACGCTGTACAGCAAATAAGTGTTGTAGTTGTACCGTCACCATTTAAGGAAACAGCTGCAGCTACGATTGCAGTTCCGACTAAAACTTTAACTGGATCACCGCCAGCAACGCGGATAACAGTGTTTACAATCGGATCAAACAGACCAGCATTCAGCATGATTGAGAAAAACAGGATTGCGAAAAGCAGCATGAATGCGGTTTTGGAACTCTTTACCAGTCCGTCCTGAGACATCTTTCCAAGAGCTACGATCTGATCTCCAATGGATAAAGCATCAGCAGCATCTTTTTCAAGATATTTGGCAATAGGTTCCTTCATTACTCCGGTGAATACACCGATGAGTGAGAACACCAGTGGGACACTAATAAGTGCCGTAAACGGGTGCAGCTTTTTGGTCATGACTAACGCCAAGAACACAATTATCATGAGCCATGCTAAGATAGTAATCATATAAATGATCCCCCTTTTAATATAGATGCATAAGTATCATGTAACCATATTAAACGGAGTTTCTTAAAGAGTAATAAAAACTTACTTAAAATTTTGTAAGATTTTATATTATTTTTAGATTTTTGTAATAATTCTAAATTCTTCTTCGTAAATGTTATCTCCGCTTAACTATCTTTAATATTTCCATAATTGGAATAATTGATACAGCAATTATAACAGCGGCGATATATTCTTTTAAAGAAATGAATTCAAAATGAAATGCTTCTCTTAAAAACGGTACATAAATTACGGCTGTGGTCAGTACAAATGATACGCACAGAGAACCTGTTAAGAAAACATTTCTTGTTTTCAGCTTAAATACGGATTCCGTTCTGGAGCGCATATTAAAGGAGTGGAACATCTCAAGTAAGGAAAGGGCTAAGAATGCCATGGTCATACCGTCCTTGCTTTCTGCAACCTCCCATACTCCACTTTCCATATAGTGACCAACAAAATAAGCCAGTAAGGTAAGAAGAGCGATTACTACACCCTGGAATAAGGTCTCGCTTCCTACTCCATCAGAGAAGATACCATCTTTTGGATTTCTTGGTTCTCTCTTCATGATGTCAGACTCTTCTGCCTCCATACCAAGTCCAATGGCCGGGAAACAGTCTGTAATTAAGTTGATCCAGAGTAAATGAACAGGCTTTAAGATTGTAAATCCTAAAAGGCTTGCAATAAATACAGAAATAACCTCTGCTAAGTTTGAAGATAGCAGGAACTGAATGGCTTTTCTGATGTTGTCATAAATACGTCTTCCTTCGGCTACCGCTGATACGATAGTGGCAAAGTTATCATCAGCAAGTACCATATCAG
It encodes the following:
- a CDS encoding CitMHS family transporter — encoded protein: MITILAWLMIIVFLALVMTKKLHPFTALISVPLVFSLIGVFTGVMKEPIAKYLEKDAADALSIGDQIVALGKMSQDGLVKSSKTAFMLLFAILFFSIMLNAGLFDPIVNTVIRVAGGDPVKVLVGTAIVAAAVSLNGDGTTTTLICCTAFIPIYKKLNIKMLYLGVLIILMNTIMNLLPWGGPTARAMAVMEVEGGPVLAALAPGMVVSVIYMLGVAFYLGLKERKRVGIQKLSASELAQTTQSDPEVEALKRPKLIWFNAILTIGTVVLLVMDKLPSSFLFLVALVIGLMVNYRKIKDQKNRIQDNAGDALQVVILVIGAGMFSGLFGNTGMSDALAHSMVSALPTSLGRWWGLVTAIVSAPGTFFLSNDAYYYGILPVFAEAGAKYGYSALNMTVASLLGQAFHLLSPLVAFIYLLLNMTGLEMGEWQKESAKWALGIFVIMVAVAAITGACPLFI